One window from the genome of Bradyrhizobium xenonodulans encodes:
- a CDS encoding zinc-binding dehydrogenase, which yields MNQIRVCTHAGPGSEPVIRSVPWPKVGKRAALIKVGACGVCGTDLHILKGHWPKPLPWPFTLGHELGGVIVECGDEFTEDFMSKPLQVGSKVMIPPLMPCGRCYYCIHYPQTANKCLTPVYYGRYLGFDKAPHMWGGWAEYVYVDLDMLPGTKIYKLPDDMSLRLGALSEPLTSCIRAFNRASRAGGFSWGDTVVIQGSGPIGILAVAAAKEMGAGRVICVGAPEEPRLKLAREFGAEETVNIEEIKSPQERIARVREIVGGFGADLVMDCSGHPSAGPEGIEMLRDGGTYVEMGQFTDAGPIETSWHRICTKDLNVLGSWGFTGNDLPLGVDMLYRTRDKYPWLKMQTIYPFTEEGVAQAVRDAMAMKTVKSTIVPWPELVE from the coding sequence GCGTTTGCGGCACCGATTTGCATATCCTGAAGGGACACTGGCCGAAGCCGCTGCCCTGGCCGTTCACGCTCGGTCACGAGCTCGGCGGGGTGATCGTCGAATGCGGCGATGAGTTCACCGAGGACTTCATGAGCAAGCCATTGCAGGTCGGCTCGAAAGTGATGATCCCGCCGCTGATGCCCTGCGGCCGCTGCTATTACTGCATCCATTATCCGCAAACCGCCAACAAATGCCTGACGCCGGTCTATTACGGCCGCTATCTCGGCTTCGACAAGGCGCCGCACATGTGGGGCGGCTGGGCCGAATATGTCTATGTCGATCTCGACATGCTGCCGGGCACCAAGATCTACAAGCTGCCCGACGACATGTCGCTGCGCCTCGGCGCGCTGTCGGAGCCGCTGACCTCCTGCATCCGCGCCTTCAACCGCGCCAGCCGCGCCGGCGGTTTTTCCTGGGGCGACACGGTGGTGATCCAGGGCTCGGGCCCGATCGGCATTCTCGCGGTCGCGGCCGCGAAGGAGATGGGGGCAGGGCGCGTCATCTGCGTTGGTGCCCCGGAAGAACCGCGGCTCAAGCTCGCGCGCGAGTTCGGCGCGGAGGAAACGGTGAACATCGAGGAGATCAAGTCGCCGCAGGAGCGCATCGCGCGCGTCCGCGAGATTGTCGGCGGCTTCGGCGCCGATCTCGTGATGGATTGCTCCGGCCACCCCTCGGCCGGCCCCGAAGGCATCGAGATGCTGCGCGACGGCGGCACCTATGTCGAGATGGGCCAGTTCACCGATGCCGGCCCGATCGAGACCTCCTGGCATCGCATCTGCACCAAGGACCTCAACGTGCTGGGATCCTGGGGCTTTACCGGCAACGACCTGCCGCTCGGCGTCGACATGCTCTACCGCACGCGTGACAAGTATCCGTGGCTGAAGATGCAGACGATCTATCCGTTCACGGAAGAAGGCGTCGCGCAGGCGGTGAGGGACGCAATGGCGATGAAGACGGTGAAGTCGACCATCGTGCCGTGGCCGGAATTGGTGGAATAG